From one Amycolatopsis sp. FDAARGOS 1241 genomic stretch:
- a CDS encoding MFS transporter: MGPKLLVRDREFRRLLYTRFAAQWGDGVYRAGLAGAVLFNPERAADPMAIAEGFAALLLPYSLVGPFAGALLDRWDRRRVLVFANLLRVFAVLASAAAVGTGLGGPGLFSLALLAEGLSRFIGSGLSASLPHVVPAASVVSANAFATTLGSAMAVVGGGCAILLRAVFGAGNLGSAETTAFAALGAVVSALIAHRFTRGALGPTVVDEPPNPFLAVAHGLADGARHAWRAPSVTAGFIALFAHRAAYGISLLVTVLLMRNYFPDDGVFRAGLPGLGQMAALAGAGILVAGLLTARLIRGFGRLRSIVGALAVAAVAQSALGLPMVLPLALVASFLITGAGQVLKLCVDSSIQLDVADEARGRVFALYDTLFNVTQVAAVAVGAVFVPNTGYAPGLMIAATVCYVLGGAGYLVARRRATPN, from the coding sequence ATGGGACCGAAGCTCCTGGTCCGCGATCGCGAGTTCCGGCGGTTGCTCTACACCCGGTTCGCCGCGCAGTGGGGCGACGGGGTCTACCGGGCGGGCCTCGCGGGTGCCGTGCTGTTCAACCCCGAACGCGCTGCCGATCCGATGGCCATCGCCGAAGGCTTCGCCGCGCTGTTGCTGCCCTACTCCCTCGTGGGACCGTTCGCGGGCGCCCTGCTGGACCGGTGGGACCGCCGGCGCGTGCTCGTGTTCGCGAACCTCCTGCGCGTGTTCGCCGTCCTCGCGTCGGCCGCCGCCGTGGGCACGGGGCTGGGCGGGCCGGGCCTGTTCTCCCTCGCGCTGCTGGCCGAAGGCCTGTCGCGCTTCATCGGCTCGGGACTGTCGGCCTCGCTGCCGCACGTGGTGCCCGCCGCAAGCGTCGTGTCCGCCAACGCCTTCGCGACCACGCTCGGCTCGGCCATGGCCGTGGTCGGCGGCGGCTGCGCGATTCTGCTGCGTGCGGTGTTCGGCGCCGGCAACCTCGGCTCGGCCGAGACGACGGCGTTCGCCGCTCTGGGCGCGGTGGTCTCGGCGCTCATCGCGCACAGGTTCACCCGCGGAGCCCTCGGCCCGACGGTGGTGGACGAACCGCCGAACCCGTTCCTCGCCGTCGCCCACGGGCTCGCCGACGGCGCCCGCCACGCCTGGCGCGCGCCGAGCGTGACGGCCGGGTTCATCGCGCTGTTCGCCCACCGGGCGGCCTACGGCATCTCGTTGCTGGTCACCGTGCTGCTGATGCGGAACTACTTCCCCGACGACGGGGTCTTCCGCGCCGGCCTGCCCGGGCTCGGGCAGATGGCGGCGCTCGCCGGCGCCGGCATCCTCGTGGCGGGACTGCTCACGGCGCGGCTGATCCGGGGGTTCGGCCGGCTGCGCTCGATTGTCGGCGCACTGGCCGTGGCCGCCGTCGCGCAGTCGGCGCTCGGCCTGCCCATGGTGCTGCCGCTGGCGCTGGTGGCGTCGTTCCTGATCACGGGCGCGGGCCAGGTGCTCAAGCTGTGCGTGGACTCGTCGATCCAGCTCGACGTCGCCGACGAGGCGCGCGGCCGGGTGTTCGCTCTGTACGACACGCTGTTCAACGTCACGCAGGTCGCCGCCGTCGCGGTCGGCGCGGTGTTCGTGCCGAACACCGGGTACGCGCCGGGGCTGATGATCGCCGCCACGGTGTGTTACGTCCTCGGGGGCGCCGGCTACCTCGT
- a CDS encoding esterase-like activity of phytase family protein has protein sequence MSSSTRRRAFTAALIGALPLTLLAAPAANAARSHDRPVRLIGEQIVPNALQFEGTTIGGLSSIDFDPRTRGYAFICDDRSAINPARFYSAKFTLDAHHLGPVTFTGTEPLLRPDGTPYPPLAQNDTWAPQNEQTIDPEELRVDPWTGHYVWSQEGDRLADSVIQPSIREATRDGHYVRDLPLPADENMTADAGPRRNYVLEGLSFTGFGSLLASEVEAPLLQDGPPPTPTSGGLSRITLQARTGPVRAQYAYPQEKLFATPVPAGAFADTGVSSMLAVSQADPTKFLMMERSFVTGVGNKVRVYEIDTSGATNVLNVKSLAEAKHVKPVKKKLIADLSDFGLPTVDNVEGMTWGPALPGGERSLVFVSDNNFSPSQVTQVIALAVPSERL, from the coding sequence ATGTCTTCGTCCACGCGACGCCGTGCGTTCACCGCTGCCCTGATCGGGGCACTGCCGCTCACGCTCCTCGCCGCGCCCGCCGCCAATGCTGCTCGGAGCCACGACCGGCCCGTCCGGTTGATCGGCGAGCAGATTGTGCCCAACGCCCTGCAGTTCGAAGGCACGACCATCGGCGGTCTGTCCTCCATCGACTTCGACCCGCGCACCCGCGGCTACGCGTTCATCTGCGACGACCGGTCCGCGATCAACCCCGCCCGCTTCTACTCGGCGAAGTTCACCCTCGACGCCCACCACCTCGGCCCGGTGACCTTCACCGGCACCGAGCCGCTGCTACGGCCCGACGGCACGCCGTACCCGCCGCTCGCGCAGAACGACACGTGGGCGCCCCAGAACGAGCAGACGATCGACCCCGAAGAGCTGCGCGTGGACCCGTGGACCGGCCACTACGTCTGGTCGCAGGAAGGCGACCGGCTCGCGGACTCGGTGATCCAGCCGTCGATCCGCGAAGCGACCCGCGACGGGCACTACGTGCGCGACCTGCCGCTGCCCGCCGACGAGAACATGACCGCGGACGCCGGTCCGCGGCGCAACTACGTGCTCGAAGGCCTGAGCTTCACCGGCTTCGGCTCGCTGCTGGCCAGCGAGGTCGAAGCGCCGCTGCTGCAGGACGGCCCGCCGCCAACCCCGACGTCGGGCGGGCTGTCGCGGATCACGCTGCAGGCCCGCACCGGCCCGGTGCGGGCGCAGTACGCGTACCCGCAGGAGAAGCTGTTCGCGACGCCGGTGCCCGCCGGCGCGTTCGCCGACACCGGGGTGTCGTCGATGCTCGCGGTGAGCCAGGCCGACCCGACGAAGTTCCTGATGATGGAGCGCTCGTTCGTCACGGGGGTGGGCAACAAGGTGCGGGTGTACGAGATCGACACGTCCGGGGCGACCAACGTGCTGAACGTCAAGTCGCTGGCCGAGGCGAAGCACGTGAAGCCGGTGAAGAAGAAGCTCATCGCGGACCTGTCGGACTTCGGGTTGCCCACCGTGGACAACGTCGAGGGCATGACGTGGGGCCCGGCGCTGCCCGGCGGCGAGCGCAGCCTCGTGTTCGTGAGCGACAACAACTTCTCCCCGAGCCAGGTGACGCAGGTCATCGCTTTGGCGGTCCCGTCGGAACGGCTTTGA
- a CDS encoding cyclopropane-fatty-acyl-phospholipid synthase family protein produces the protein MADAASRLVSVAERLLGAPWPVRIKAWDGSQAGPPNAPALVLRNRRALRRVLFKPGEVGLARAWVAGDLELEGDLYVALEAVAELIGDRGHDAGGVLSALRDPAVRRAVRELVRLAGPPLPPAPPPEEVRRSRHLHTRRSDKQAISHHYDVGNDFYELVLGPSMVYSCAYWQEGGTLESAQRDKLELVCAKLGLREGRRLLDVGCGWGSMALHAAREHGVHVVGVTISEEQAAYARERVAAEGLTDRVEIRVQDYRDVADGPYDAISSIGMAEHVGAENYLEYARDLYALLCPGGRLLNHQIGRRPLQDESSYQLNGFIDAYVFPDGELAPIGTTVTQLERAGFEVRDVEALREHYALTLRQWVANLEAQWDRAVRLVGPGRARVWRLYMAASALAFERNDIGVNQVLAVRTPEAGTSGLPLRPRTWHGGK, from the coding sequence ATGGCTGACGCCGCGTCGCGGCTGGTGAGTGTTGCCGAACGGTTGCTGGGAGCGCCGTGGCCGGTGCGGATCAAGGCCTGGGACGGCTCCCAGGCCGGCCCGCCGAATGCGCCCGCGCTCGTCCTGCGCAACCGTCGCGCCCTGCGCCGCGTGCTGTTCAAACCCGGCGAAGTGGGCCTGGCACGGGCCTGGGTGGCGGGTGACCTGGAGCTGGAGGGCGACCTCTACGTCGCCCTCGAGGCGGTGGCCGAGCTGATCGGGGACCGCGGTCACGACGCCGGGGGCGTGCTCAGCGCGCTCCGCGATCCGGCGGTGCGCCGTGCGGTCCGCGAACTGGTCCGCCTCGCCGGGCCGCCGCTGCCGCCCGCGCCGCCCCCGGAGGAGGTGCGCCGAAGCCGCCACCTGCACACCCGCCGCAGTGACAAGCAGGCCATCAGTCACCACTACGACGTCGGCAACGACTTCTACGAACTCGTGCTCGGCCCGTCGATGGTGTATTCGTGCGCCTACTGGCAGGAGGGCGGCACCCTGGAGTCCGCCCAGCGCGACAAGCTCGAACTCGTTTGCGCCAAGCTCGGCTTGCGCGAGGGCCGGCGCCTGCTCGACGTCGGGTGCGGCTGGGGCTCGATGGCGCTGCACGCGGCCCGCGAGCACGGGGTGCACGTCGTCGGCGTCACGATCTCCGAGGAGCAGGCTGCCTACGCCCGTGAGCGCGTCGCGGCCGAGGGGCTGACCGATCGCGTCGAGATCCGCGTGCAGGACTACCGGGACGTCGCCGACGGCCCCTACGACGCGATCTCCTCCATCGGCATGGCCGAGCACGTCGGTGCCGAGAACTACCTCGAGTACGCCCGCGACCTCTACGCTCTTTTGTGCCCGGGCGGCCGGTTGCTCAACCACCAGATCGGCCGCCGTCCGCTGCAGGACGAGTCGTCGTACCAGCTCAACGGGTTCATCGACGCCTACGTCTTCCCGGACGGTGAGCTCGCGCCCATCGGCACGACGGTGACGCAGCTGGAGCGCGCCGGCTTCGAGGTGCGGGACGTGGAGGCGCTACGCGAGCACTACGCGCTCACGCTGCGCCAGTGGGTCGCCAACCTCGAAGCGCAGTGGGACCGGGCGGTCCGGCTCGTGGGACCCGGCCGTGCCCGCGTCTGGCGGCTGTACATGGCCGCGTCGGCACTCGCGTTCGAACGCAACGACATCGGCGTCAACCAGGTCCTCGCGGTGCGCACCCCGGAAGCGGGCACCTCGGGACTGCCGCTGCGCCCGCGCACCTGGCACGGAGGGAAGTAG
- the leuS gene encoding leucine--tRNA ligase, with the protein MTEPTVSTSPTGEGAPGAENTPPHRYTAELAGQIERRWQDYWSDHGTYHAPNPTGELAVEGEQVPSDKLFVQDMFPYPSGSGLHVGHPLGYIGTDVYARYHRMIGRNVLHTLGYDAFGLPAEQYAVQTGTHPRTTTEANIATMRSQLKRLGLGHDERRSIETIDPDYYKWTQWIFLQIFNSYYDEQAGKARPIEELEKAFAAGDRPTPDGRAWSELSDVERRKVIDDHRLVYISEAPVNWAPGLGTVVANEEVTADGRSDRGNFPVFRKNLRQWMMRITAYADRLVDDLDLLDWPEKVKSMQRNWVGRSQGARVSFAAGASGDEKIEVFTTRPDTLFGATYMVLAPEHPLVDKLTAAEWPGEHPEAWTGGAKTPADAIAQYRAATARKSDLDRQENKEKTGVFTGSYAVNPVNGKEIPVFIGDYVLMGYGTGAIMAVPAQDQRDWDFAKKFELEIIRTVDPGEGFDGEAFTGEGPAINSANDTVSLDGMGVADAKKTIIAWLEERGAGEGTVQYKLRDWLFARQRYWGEPFPIVYDENNLPIALPEDQLPVVLPEVDDYSPKTFDPEDADSEPSPPLSRATDWVNVTLDLGDGPKKYRRDTNVMPQWAGSCWYQLRYVDPDSPDVFCAPENEAYWMGPRPAEHGVDDPGGVDLYVGGVEHAVLHLLYSRFWHKVLYDLGHVSSKEPYRRLFNQGYIEAFAYTDKRGIYVPAEEVVERDGKFFLGDEEVNQEYGKMGKSLKNAVTPDEMSDTYGADTFRVYEMSMGPLDMSRPWATKDVVGAHRFLQRLWRLLVDEQTGELRVSGDDPTEADRKLLHRTIAGVREDYAEMRFNTAGAKLIELNNHLTKVYGSAAGTPREVAEPLVLLLAPLAPHVAEELWHRMGHADSLVHGPFPVVDEQYLVEDSIEYPIQVNGKVRARVTVPADASSDAVQAAALAEEKVAALVGDKTPRKVIVVPGRLVNIVL; encoded by the coding sequence ATGACTGAGCCCACGGTGTCCACCTCGCCCACGGGTGAAGGCGCGCCCGGCGCCGAGAACACCCCGCCGCACCGCTACACCGCGGAGCTGGCGGGGCAGATCGAGCGGCGCTGGCAGGACTACTGGTCCGACCACGGCACGTACCACGCCCCGAACCCGACCGGTGAGCTCGCGGTCGAGGGTGAGCAGGTGCCGTCCGACAAGCTGTTCGTGCAGGACATGTTCCCGTACCCGTCCGGTTCCGGCCTGCACGTCGGCCACCCGCTGGGCTACATCGGCACCGACGTCTACGCCCGGTACCACCGGATGATCGGGCGCAACGTGCTGCACACGCTGGGCTACGACGCCTTCGGCCTCCCGGCGGAGCAGTACGCGGTGCAGACGGGCACGCACCCGCGCACCACCACCGAGGCGAACATCGCCACCATGCGCAGCCAGCTGAAGCGGCTGGGCCTGGGCCACGACGAGCGCCGCTCGATCGAGACGATCGACCCGGACTACTACAAGTGGACCCAGTGGATCTTCCTGCAGATCTTCAACTCCTACTACGACGAGCAGGCCGGCAAGGCGCGCCCGATCGAGGAGCTGGAGAAGGCGTTCGCCGCCGGTGACCGCCCGACGCCCGACGGCCGGGCGTGGAGCGAGCTGAGTGACGTCGAGCGCCGCAAGGTCATCGACGACCACCGCCTGGTCTACATCTCCGAGGCGCCGGTGAACTGGGCGCCGGGTCTGGGCACGGTCGTCGCGAACGAAGAGGTGACCGCCGACGGGCGCAGCGACCGCGGCAACTTCCCCGTGTTCCGCAAGAACCTGCGCCAGTGGATGATGCGGATCACCGCGTACGCCGATCGCCTGGTCGACGACCTTGACCTGCTGGACTGGCCCGAGAAGGTCAAGTCCATGCAGCGCAACTGGGTCGGCCGCTCGCAGGGCGCGCGCGTGTCGTTCGCGGCCGGTGCTTCCGGGGACGAGAAGATCGAGGTCTTCACGACCCGGCCCGACACGCTGTTCGGCGCCACCTACATGGTGCTGGCGCCCGAGCACCCGCTGGTCGACAAGCTGACCGCGGCCGAGTGGCCGGGCGAGCACCCCGAGGCGTGGACCGGCGGCGCGAAGACCCCGGCCGACGCGATCGCCCAGTACCGCGCCGCGACGGCGCGCAAGTCCGATCTGGACCGTCAGGAGAACAAGGAGAAGACGGGCGTCTTCACCGGGTCGTACGCCGTGAACCCGGTGAACGGCAAGGAGATCCCGGTCTTCATCGGCGACTACGTGCTGATGGGCTACGGCACCGGCGCGATCATGGCCGTGCCCGCACAGGACCAACGCGACTGGGACTTCGCGAAGAAGTTCGAGCTGGAGATCATCCGCACCGTCGACCCGGGCGAGGGCTTCGACGGCGAGGCGTTCACCGGCGAGGGCCCGGCGATCAACTCGGCCAACGACACCGTCTCGCTGGACGGCATGGGCGTTGCCGATGCGAAGAAGACGATCATCGCGTGGCTGGAGGAGCGCGGCGCCGGCGAGGGCACGGTGCAGTACAAGCTGCGCGACTGGCTGTTCGCCCGCCAGCGCTACTGGGGCGAGCCGTTCCCGATCGTCTACGACGAGAACAACCTGCCGATCGCGCTGCCCGAGGACCAGCTGCCCGTGGTCCTGCCGGAGGTCGACGACTACTCGCCGAAGACCTTCGACCCCGAGGACGCCGACTCCGAGCCGTCGCCGCCGCTGTCGCGCGCGACCGACTGGGTCAACGTCACCCTGGACCTGGGCGACGGCCCGAAGAAGTACCGCCGCGACACCAACGTGATGCCGCAGTGGGCGGGTTCGTGCTGGTACCAGCTGCGCTACGTCGACCCGGACAGCCCCGACGTGTTCTGCGCGCCGGAGAACGAGGCCTACTGGATGGGCCCGCGCCCGGCCGAGCACGGTGTCGACGACCCGGGCGGAGTGGACCTGTACGTCGGCGGCGTCGAGCACGCCGTGCTGCACCTGCTGTACTCGCGCTTCTGGCACAAGGTCCTGTACGACCTGGGTCACGTGTCGTCGAAGGAGCCGTACCGCCGCCTGTTCAACCAGGGCTACATCGAGGCCTTCGCCTACACCGACAAGCGGGGCATCTACGTGCCCGCCGAGGAGGTCGTGGAACGCGACGGCAAGTTCTTCCTGGGTGACGAGGAGGTCAACCAGGAGTACGGCAAGATGGGCAAGAGCCTGAAGAACGCCGTCACGCCGGACGAAATGTCGGACACCTACGGCGCGGACACCTTCCGCGTGTACGAGATGTCCATGGGCCCGCTGGACATGTCGCGCCCCTGGGCGACCAAGGACGTCGTCGGCGCGCACCGCTTCCTGCAGCGCCTGTGGCGCCTGCTGGTCGACGAGCAGACCGGCGAGCTGCGCGTGTCCGGCGACGACCCGACGGAAGCCGACCGCAAGCTGCTGCACCGCACCATCGCCGGCGTCCGCGAGGACTACGCGGAGATGCGCTTCAACACGGCGGGCGCGAAGCTGATCGAACTGAACAACCACCTGACCAAGGTGTACGGCTCGGCTGCCGGCACGCCGCGCGAGGTGGCGGAACCGCTGGTGCTGCTACTGGCACCGCTGGCCCCGCACGTCGCCGAGGAGCTGTGGCACCGCATGGGCCACGCCGACTCCCTGGTCCACGGCCCGTTCCCCGTCGTCGACGAGCAGTACCTGGTCGAGGACTCCATCGAGTACCCGATCCAGGTCAACGGCAAGGTCCGCGCCCGCGTCACCGTCCCGGCCGACGCGTCTTCCGACGCCGTGCAGGCGGCGGCGTTGGCGGAGGAGAAGGTCGCCGCGCTGGTCGGTGACAAGACGCCGCGCAAGGTCATCGTCGTCCCCGGCCGGTTGGTCAACATCGTCCTGTGA
- a CDS encoding SdpI family protein, whose product MFAIALVPIVLGLVVGWGGLLGFRERLTRAGGAGVRTEASLRSEEAFKLANRVASVPTLAGGAVGLVAGLAGLATGTTAGLIAAAFVGVLGMLALVVGGGVLGARAALTVPAPAPATPAGCAGCACGAGGCGVFQKADEA is encoded by the coding sequence GTGTTCGCTATCGCGCTCGTCCCGATCGTGCTGGGTCTCGTCGTCGGCTGGGGTGGCCTTCTCGGTTTCCGCGAACGGCTGACCCGGGCCGGCGGTGCCGGTGTCCGCACCGAAGCGTCCCTGCGCAGCGAAGAAGCCTTCAAGCTCGCGAACCGCGTCGCGAGCGTGCCGACGCTCGCCGGCGGCGCGGTGGGCCTGGTCGCCGGGCTCGCCGGCCTCGCGACGGGCACCACCGCCGGGCTGATCGCCGCCGCGTTCGTCGGCGTGCTGGGCATGCTTGCGCTGGTCGTGGGCGGTGGCGTGCTCGGCGCCCGTGCGGCGCTGACCGTGCCCGCGCCGGCTCCGGCCACGCCCGCGGGCTGCGCCGGGTGCGCGTGCGGCGCCGGTGGCTGCGGCGTGTTCCAGAAGGCCGACGAGGCCTAA
- a CDS encoding YqgE/AlgH family protein — protein MVGVPADAEVEPGTLLVAAPTMFDPNFKRTVVFVIDHRDEGTLGVVLNRPSDVPVHDVLPNWGGHVAEPQSVFVGGPVEKKTALCLAALRTGETAASVPGVIAVRGPVALVDLDTDPEVLVPKVRGVRVFAGYAGWDSGQLAGEIEREDWVIVPALPSDILASPSRDLWGQVLRRQGVPLALLATHPGDLQRN, from the coding sequence ATTGTCGGCGTGCCAGCGGACGCCGAGGTTGAACCGGGAACGCTCCTGGTCGCCGCCCCCACGATGTTCGACCCGAACTTCAAGCGGACCGTGGTGTTCGTGATCGATCACCGCGACGAGGGCACGCTCGGCGTGGTCCTCAACCGCCCGAGCGACGTCCCCGTGCACGACGTCCTGCCCAATTGGGGCGGGCACGTCGCCGAGCCGCAGTCGGTGTTCGTCGGCGGTCCCGTCGAGAAGAAGACGGCGCTGTGCCTTGCCGCGCTGCGCACCGGCGAGACCGCGGCGAGCGTGCCCGGGGTGATCGCCGTGCGCGGTCCGGTGGCGCTCGTCGACCTCGACACCGATCCCGAGGTGCTGGTGCCGAAGGTGCGCGGCGTGCGTGTCTTCGCCGGGTACGCGGGCTGGGACTCCGGTCAGCTGGCGGGCGAGATCGAGCGCGAGGACTGGGTCATCGTGCCCGCGCTGCCGAGCGACATCCTGGCCTCGCCCAGCCGTGACCTGTGGGGCCAGGTACTGCGCCGCCAGGGCGTGCCGCTCGCCTTGCTGGCCACCCACCCGGGCGACCTGCAGCGGAATTAG